The following coding sequences lie in one Acidobacteriota bacterium genomic window:
- the rbfA gene encoding 30S ribosome-binding factor RbfA codes for MPEKGFRTRRVAELIRSELSRLLLAEFQEPGAGLLTVTRVEMTPDLMTARVFLSVFGGDPAARLERIERHKGALRRALASRVKLKYNPELFFALDPGLDHQDRIDQLIEETRKHGR; via the coding sequence ATGCCTGAGAAGGGCTTCCGGACGCGCCGCGTGGCCGAGCTCATCCGCAGCGAGCTCAGCCGCCTGCTCCTGGCCGAGTTCCAGGAGCCCGGGGCGGGTCTCCTGACCGTCACCCGGGTCGAGATGACGCCCGACCTGATGACGGCCCGCGTCTTCCTGTCCGTGTTCGGCGGCGATCCCGCCGCCCGGCTCGAGCGGATCGAGCGCCACAAGGGCGCCCTGCGCCGGGCCCTTGCCTCCCGGGTCAAGTTGAAGTATAATCCCGAGCTATTTTTCGCCCTCGATCCGGGACTGGACCACCAGGACCGGATCGACCAGCTGATCGAGGAGACCAGGAAGCATGGCCGCTGA
- a CDS encoding DUF503 domain-containing protein, protein MVVGVLTLDLFFPYARSLKDKRRILHGFKDRLRRHNVALAEIDFQDLWQRARLGVVTLNNHAAVVEEILGRVLADARNLEEAEIAGHEIRYA, encoded by the coding sequence ATGGTCGTCGGCGTGCTGACGCTCGATCTCTTTTTCCCCTACGCCCGGTCCCTGAAGGACAAGCGGCGCATCCTCCACGGCTTCAAGGACCGCCTGCGCCGCCACAACGTCGCCCTGGCCGAGATCGATTTCCAGGACCTCTGGCAGCGGGCCCGGCTGGGCGTCGTCACCCTCAACAACCACGCCGCCGTCGTCGAGGAGATCCTCGGCCGCGTCCTGGCCGACGCCAGGAACCTCGAGGAGGCCGAGATCGCCGGCCACGAGATCCGCTATGCCTGA